From one Drosophila subpulchrella strain 33 F10 #4 breed RU33 chromosome 3L, RU_Dsub_v1.1 Primary Assembly, whole genome shotgun sequence genomic stretch:
- the LOC119553939 gene encoding dnaJ protein homolog 1-like, whose protein sequence is MGKDFYKILRIRREASVYEIRKAYRKLAQRYHPDKNKHSHAARRFQQVAEAFEVLSDRKKRNLYNDLGERGLRLEGVSGYQFHSDPNATFAQFFGTNDVFAVGSGSGSARRPKNQAIEYELLVSLEEIAKGCIKRLEISLQRTSASGRANQFKKTLIVDILPGWRAGTRITFPDEGDKVPNRAHGGVVFVLQEKPHKYFRREGRHLRYTARISLKQALCGAHLHVPSLLGKPLLICTQGEVLNPNSTRIFPGQGLPYRRESSRRGKLIVDFLIEFPTEILQDNILDFIPSD, encoded by the coding sequence ATGGGAAAAGACTTCTATAAGATTCTGCGGATCCGTCGCGAAGCCAGTGTCTATGAGATCCGAAAGGCGTACCGTAAGCTGGCGCAGCGCTACCATCCGGACAAGAACAAGCACTCCCACGCTGCGAGACGCTTCCAGCAGGTGGCCGAGGCCTTCGAGGTCCTGTCGGACAGGAAGAAGCGCAACCTGTACAACGACCTGGGCGAGAGGGGTCTCCGGCTCGAAGGCGTCTCCGGATACCAGTTCCACAGTGATCCGAACGCCACCTTTGCTCAGTTCTTCGGCACCAACGACGTCTTTGCGGTTGGATCAGGATCAGGGAGTGCCCGCCGCCCAAAGAATCAGGCGATAGAATATGAGCTTCTTGTGTCACTGGAGGAAATAGCCAAGGGGTGTATTAAGCGCCTTGAGATCTCGCTACAGAGGACTTCGGCCAGCGGCCGGGCAAATCAATTTAAGAAGACACTCATCGTCGATATCCTTCCGGGTTGGAGGGCTGGCACCAGGATCACCTTTCCCGACGAGGGCGACAAGGTGCCCAACCGTGCGCATGGCGGCGTGGTGTTCGTTCTCCAGGAGAAACCACACAAGTACTTCCGCCGAGAGGGAAGGCATCTACGCTACACCGCCCGTATCTCGCTGAAGCAGGCGCTGTGCGGGGCCCATCTGCATGTTCCGTCGCTCCTGGGCAAGCCGCTCCTAATCTGCACCCAGGGTGAGGTGCTCAATCCGAACTCCACGCGGATCTTTCCAGGCCAGGGACTGCCCTATCGGAGGGAAAGCTCACGCCGCGGCAAACTGATCGTCGACTTTTTAATTGAGTTCCCGACAGAAATATTGCAGGATAACATCCTCGATTTTATACCTTCTGACTAA